The Parvibaculum sp. DNA segment CGTCGCCGCGGCCCCCGCGCCGGCGATTGCCGACACCCACAACACGCGGGCGCTCGGCCAACTCATCTACACGCAATATGCCTATCTGTTCCAGGCGGCAGGCCTGATCCTGCTGGTCGCGATGATCGGCGCCATCGTGCTGACGCTGCGCCACAAACCGAATGCGAAACGTCAGGTCATCGCGGATCAGGTCGGGCGGACGCGCGATCAGGCCGTCGAAATGAAGAAGGTCGAGCCCGGTCAGGGTCTCTGACGGGCGCAACGAAAGAAGAGGGGACTGGTCCCCGCGCATCTGGCGCGACGGGACAGGAGAGATAGAGAATGGCAATCGGCCTCGGACATTATCTGACAGTGGCGGCGATCCTGTTCACGCTCGGCATTTTCGGCATCTTCCTCAACCGGAAGAACGTCATCGTCATCCTGATGTCGATCGAATTGATGCTGCTCGCGGTCAACATCAATCTGGTCGCCTTCTCCGCCCATCTCGGCGATCTGGTGGGCCAGGTCTTCGCGCTCTTCGTCCTGACGGTCGCGGCCGCCGAGGCCGCCATCGGCCTTGCCATTCTGGTCGTCTATTTCCGCAACCGCGGTTCCATCGCGGTCGAAGACATCAACGTGATGAAGGGGTAAGGCAGAATGTATTCGGCCATTGTCTTTCTGCCGCTTCTCGGTTTTCTGATCGCCGGCATCTTCGGCCGCTGGCTCGGTGTCCGCGGCGCGCAGATCGTCACCTCGAGCCTCCTCGTCGTCTCGGCGCTGTTGTCGGTCGTCGCTTTGGTCTCTGTCGGTCTCGGCGGCGAGACGACCACTGTGCAGGTGCTGACCTTCATCGATTCCGGAAGTTTCGAGGCGGACTGGCGCCTGCGCATCGACACGCTGACGGCGGTGATGCTCGTCGTCGTCAACGTCGTCTCGGCGCTGGTGCACATCTATTCGATCGGCTACATGAGCCATGATCCGCACCAGCCGCGCTTCTTTGCCTATCTGTCGCTCTTCACCTTCGCCATGCTGATGCTGGTGACGGCCGACAATTTCGTGCAGCTCTTCTTCGGTTGGGAAGGCGTCGGTCTTGCCTCCTACCTGCTGATCGGCTTCTGGTACCAGAAACCGAGCGCCAACGCCGCCGCCATCAAGGCCTTCGTCGTCAACCGCGTCGGCGACTTCGGCCTGATCCTCGGCATCGCGACACTTTTCCTCACTGTCGGCTCAGTCGATTTCGACACGGTCTTCAAGGCGATCCCTGAGCTTGCCGACGAAACCTTCTCCTTCCTCGGCTACGATGTGCCGGTCGTCACCACGGCCTGCCTGCTGCTCTTCATGGGCGCCATGGGCAAGTCGGCGCAGTTCTTCCTGCACACATGGCTGCCGGACGCGATGGAAGGCCCGACGCCTGTGTCGGCGCTGATCCATGCGGCGACGATGGTCACGGCGGGCGTCTTCCTGCTGGCGCGTCTCTCGCCCGTCTTCGAATTCTCGCCCTATGCGCTCACCGTCGTCACGGTCATCGGCGCGACCACCGCCTTCTTCGCCGCCACCGTCGGCCTCGTGCAGAACGACATCAAGCGCGTCATCGCCTATTCGACCTGTTCGCAGCTCGGCTACATGTTCGTGGCGATCGGCGTCGGCGCCTACGAAGTGGCGATGTTCCACCTCTTCACCCACGCCTTCTTCAAGGCGCTCCTGTTCCTCGGTTCGGGCTCCGTCATCCACGCGATGAGCGACGAGCAGGACATGCGCAAGATGGGTGGTCTCTACAAGATGATCCCCATCACCTGGCTGATGATGGTCATCGGCACATTGGCGCTGACCGGTTTCCCCTTCACCGCCGGTTACTATTCCAAGGACGCGGTCATCGAAGCGGCGTTTGCGGCCCACAACCCGGCGCACATGTATGCCTTCGCGCTCACCGTCGCGGCGGCGCTGCTGACGTCCTTCTACTCGTGGCGCCTGATCTTCATGACCTTCCACGGCGAATCCCGCGCCTCGAACGAAACCATCGCCCATGTGCACGAGTCGCCGCTGGTCATGCTGGTGCCGCTGTTCATTCTGGCGGTCGGCGCGCTCGGCGCCGGTTTCCTCTTCGCGCCGCTCTTCATCGGCCATGCCCACGAGGCGTTCTGGCTCGAGGCGATCTATCGCGGCGCGGAAAACCACATCATGCACGAATTCCACAACGTGCCGGACTGGGTGCCCTTCGTGCCGACGCTGATGATGATTGTCGGCTTTGCCACCGCCTGGCTCTTCTATATCGCGCGGCCCGACATTCCAAAGCAGCTCGCACGCACGCAGGAGCCGCTCTACAACTTCCTGCTCAACAAGTGGTACTTCGACGAAATCTACGACTTCCTGTTCGTCCGCCCGGCGTTCTGGCTCGGCCGCCTGTTCTGGAAGCAGGGCGACGGCCGCATCATCGACGGCTGGGGGCCTGACGGCATTTCGGCGCGTGTCCTCGACATCACGCGTGGCGTCGTCCGCTTGCAGAGCGGCTATCTCTACCACTATGCCTTTGCCATGCTGCTCGGCGTCGCCGGCCTGGTGACCTGGTTCATGCTCGGGGGAGCGCAGTGATGGCCGACGGCTACATTCTTTCTCTGGTCACCTTTCTCCCGCTTGTCGGCGCCCTGATCATCCTGACGGTGCGCGGCGACGAGGCCGCGGTCGCGCGCAACGCGCGCTATGTGGCGCTCTGGACCACCGGCGTCACCTTCGTTCTCTCGCTCTACATCTGGGCGCAGTTCGACCCGACAACGGCCGATTTTCAGTTCGTGCAGCGCGCCGCATGGCTCGGCGGTGCGATCGACTATCACATGGGCGTCGATGGCATTTCGGTGCTCTTCGTCGTCCTGACGGCATTCCTGATGCCCGCCTGCATCCTGGCGAGCTGGACGTCGATCGACACCCGCGTCAAGGAATACATGATCGCCTTCCTCGTGCTCGAAACGCTGATGATCGGCGTCTTCTGCGCGCTCGACCTCGTGCTCTTCTATCTCTTCTTCGAAGGCGGGCTGATCCCGATGTTCCTGATCATCGGCGTCTGGGGCGGCAAGCGGCGCATCTATGCCAGCTTCAAGTTCTTCCTCTACACGCTGGCAGGCTCGGTGCTGATGCTGCTCGCCATCATGGCGATGTACTGGGAGGCCGGCACCACCAGCATTCCGGCGCTGCTCGCCCACGACTTCCCGGCCGACATGCAATTCTGGCTGTGGCTCGCCTTCTTCGCCTCCTTCGCGGTCAAGATGCCGATGTGGCCGGTCCACACATGGTTGCCCGACGCGCACGTCGAGGCGCCGACGGCGGGTTCGGTCATCCTGGCCGGCATCCTCCTTAAAATGGGCGGCTACGGCTTCCTGCGTTTCTCGCTGCCGATGTTCCCGGTCGCCTCCGCCGATCTCGCCTGGCTGGTCTTCGGCCTCAGCCTCGTCGCCATCGTCTACACCTCGCTGGTCGCGCTGGTGCAGGAGGACATGAAAAAGCTGATCGCCTATTCCTCGGTCGCCCACATGGGCTTTGTGACCATGGGCATCTTCGCCGCCAACCAGCAGGGCGTGCAGGGCGGCATCTTCCAGATGCTGAGCCACGGCTGGGTCTCGGGCGCGCTCTTCCTCTGCGTCGGCGTCATCTACGACCGCATGCACACGCGCGAGATTTCGGCCTATGGCGGCCTCGTCAACCGCATGCCGCTTTATGCGGTGGCCTTCATGGTCTTCACGATGGCCAATGTCGGCCTGCCCGGCACAAGCGGCTTCGTCGGCGAATTCCTCACCATCGTCGGCGCCTTCAAGGTCAACACCTGGGTCGGCGCCATTGCCGCCACCGGCGTCATTCTCGCCGCCGGCTACGCACTTTATCTCTATCGGCGCGTCGTCTTCGGCGTGCTCGAGAAGGACACGCTGAAAGCGATCGCTGATCTCAACCGCCGCGAAGTCGCGACGCTCGGCCCGCTCTTTGCCGCCACGCTCTTCTTCGGCATCTATCCGGCGCCGATCATGGATGTGACGGCGGTGTCGGTCGAAAATCTGGTAACGAACTACAACGCCGCCGTAGAAGCGCATCGGTTGGCCGAAGGGGCAGGGGCGATGTCCCACATCGCCGCCCTCTTCACGGGCCGATAGGGAGAGCGGCAAATGGAAAATGCAATGACCGTCCCCCCGCTCTTGCCGGCGTTCCCCGAAATCCTGCTGGCCGTCGGCGCCATGGCGCTGCTGATGTACGGCGTCTTCCGCAAGGACTGCACGGCCCGCGAAGCGAGCTATGGCGCGCTGGGCCTCTTCCTGCTGGTCGCGGCCTTTCTGGTCGTCGAACCCGGCGTCACGATCCACACCTTCGGCGGCATGTTCATCGTCGACGGTTTCGGCAAATTCATGAAGCTGCTGATCCTGCTGGCCGCCGCCGCCGCCATGGTGATGTCGCTATCCTATGTCCGCCACGAAGGCATGGACCGCTTCGAGTTCCCGGTGCTGATCGTGCTGGCGACGCTCGGCATGTTCATGATGGTGTCGGCCAACGGATTGATCGCGCTCTACATGGGCCTCGAGCTGCAAAGCCTCGCGCTCTACGTGATCGCCGCCTTCAATCGCGACAGCGGCCGCGGTTCCGAAGCCGGCCTCAAATATTTCGTCCTCGGCGCGCTCGCCTCCGGCATGCTGCTCTACGGTGCCTCGCTGATCTACGGCTTCACCGGCAGCGTCGAGTTCGACGCGATCGCCGCCGTGCTCGCGAGCGACGGCGCCAACATCGGCGTCGTCTTCGGCATCGTTTTCGTGCTGGCTGGCCTCGCCTTCAAGATTTCGGCGGTCCCCTTCCACATGTGGACGCCCGACGTCTATGAAGGCGCGCCGACGCCCGTCACCGCCTTCTTTGCCGGCGCGCCGAAAGTCGCGGCCATGGCGCTGCTGCTGCGCATCCTCTTCGGTGCCTTCCCCTCGATGATGTCCGAATGGCAGCAGATCGTCGTCTTCATCTCCATCGCCTCGATGGTGCTCGGCGCCTTCGCCGCCATCGGCCAGACCAACATCAAGCGCCTGATGGCCTACTCGTCGATATCCCACATGGGTTTCGCGCTGGTCGGCCTCGCCGCCGGAACGCCCGAAGGCGTGCGCGGCGTCCTGATCTACATGGTCATCTATGTCGTGATGAACGCCGGTGTCTTCTGCTGCATCCTCGCCATGCGTCGCAAGGAAGGCTATGTCGAAACCATCGGCGATCTCGCCGGCCTGTCGCGCAACCAGCCGATGGTCGCGGCCATGCTCGCCATGCTGATGTTCTCGCTGACCGGCATCCCGCCGCTCGCCGGATTCTTCGGCAAGTTCTATGTCTTCGCCCCGGCGATCCAGGCGGGGCTCTATCCGCTGGCCGTCATCGGCGTACTCGCCAGCGTCGTCGGCGCCTTCTACTACCTGCGCATCGTCAAGATCATGTATTTCGACGAACCGGCCGAGGCGTTCGAACAGCCGATGCCCGGCGAGCTGACGGCGGTGCTCGGCATATCGAGCGTCTTCACGCTTTTCTTCGTCCTCTATCCGGCGCCGCTCATCGTCGCATCGCAGGTTGCGGTCGGCGCGCTGATACCCTGACCGGCAATGGCCGAGCTTCCGCCAGGTGTCGCGCTTCGCCGCTTCGCCGAAATCGACAGCACCAACGAGGAAGCCCGCCGCCTCGGCGAGGCGGGCACGCAGGGCCCGCTCTGGATCGTCGCCGAACGCCAGACCGCCGGTCGCGGCCGGCGCGGCCGAAGCTGGGTCTCGCCGCCCGGCAATTTCATGGGCACGCTCTATCTGACGCCCCGCTGCGGCCCGCGTCAGGCCGGCGAGCTCTCCTTCGTCGCCGCCGTCGCCGTCTTCGATGCGGTCGAGGCACTGCTGCCGCCGCCCGCGCGCGCCGCCCTCCGTCTCAAATGGCCGAACGACCTCTTGCATGACAAACGCAAGCTCGCCGGCATCCTGCTCGAATCCTCCGGCGTCGCCGGCGCCGAGGTCGCATGGCTCGCCATCGGCATCGGCATCAACCTCGCGGGCCACCCCGACAATGTCGAATTCCCGGCAACCTCGCTTCCGGCCATCGGCGCGCCGCCGGTCGCGCCCGATGAGGCGCTGTCGGCGCTCGCCGCCGCCTTCGAGCGCTGGCTCGCCGTTTGGCGCGGTGTCCAGGGTTTCGCCGCCATCCGCGAAGCCTGGCTCACACGCGCCGCCGGCCTTGGCGAGCACCTCACCGTCCGCCTCGCGCAGGAAACATTCACCGGCACCTTCGAAGGCCTCGCCCCCGACGGCGCCTTGCAACTCCGCCTTGCCGACGGCACGCTGCGCCTTGTCTCCGCCGGCGATGTGTTCTTTCCGGCCGCGACGCATTAGTTTGTACCCATGACCAAATCCCCCGCATCGCCGAAATCCGACGACGAACTCCTGTTCCTGCCGCTGGGCGGTTCGGGCGAAATCGGCATGAACCTCAATCTCTACGGCTACGGACCGGAAGACGCCCGCCAATGGATCGTCGTCGATCTCGGCGTCACCTTCGGAGACGAGCGCACGCCCGGCGTCGATCTCATCATGCCGGACCCCGCCTTCATCGAGGACCGCCGCGAAGAATTGCTCGGCATCGTGCTGACGCATGCGCATGAAGATCACATCGGCGCCGTCGCGCATCTCTGGCCGCGCCTGCGCTGCCCGGTCTATGCGACGCCCTTCACCGCGGCGATGGTGCGCGGCAAGCTGATCGAGGCCGGTCTCGAGGGCGAAGTGCCCATGCACATCATCCCCCTCGGTCACCGCTTCGATCTCGGCCCCTTTGACATCGAGCTGGTCACGCTCACCCACTCGATCCTCGAACCGAATGCGCTCGCCATCCGCACCCCGCTCGGCCTCGTCATGCACACCGGCGACTGGAAGATCGACCCCGACCCCGTGCTTGGCGACGACATCGACATCGTCCGCCTCACCGAAATCGGCGACGAGGGCGTGCGCGCCATCGTCTGCGATTCCACCAATGTCTTCACGCCCGGCACCGCGGGCTCGGAGGCCGATGTCGCCGCGAGCCTGATCGAACTGATCCGCCCGATGGAGGGCAGGGTGGCCGTCACCACCTTCGCCTCCAATGTCGCCCGTCTCGACAGCATCGCCCGCGCCGCCGCCGCATGCGACCGTCATGCGGTGCTGGTCGGCCGGTCCATGCATCGCGTCGTCGCCGCCGCGCGCGACGCCGGCTATCTCAACGACCTGCCGCCCTTCGTCAGCGAAAACGACGCCGGCTATCTGCCGCGCGAAAAAGTGCTTTTCATCTGCACCGGCAGTCAGGGCGAGCCGCGCGCCGCGCTTGCCCGCATCGCCGAGGACGGCCATCCCAACATCGTGCTGGGCAAGGGCGACTGCGTGGTCTTTTCATCCCGCGTGATCCCCGGCAACGAAACCTCGATCTTCGACCTGCAGAACACGCTGGCGCTGCGCGGCATCCGTGTGATCACCGAGAAGGATCACTTCGTCCATGTCTCGGGCCATCCCTGCCGCGACGAGCTTGCCCGCATGTATCAGTGGATCAGGCCCGAAATTTCGGTGCCGGTTCACGGCGAGGCCCGCCACCTCGCCGAGCACGCGGCGCTGGCCCGCGAGCTTCAGGTGCCGCAACAGGTCGTCATCCGCAACGGCCTGATGGTCCGCCTCGCGCCCGGTCCGGCCGAGATCGTCGACGAAGCGCCCTCCGGCCGCATCTATCTCGACGGCGAAGTGCTGATCGAATCCGACGAAGGCGCGGTGCAGGAGCGCCGCCGCCTGGCTTTTGCCGGCTCGGTCTTCGTCAGCGTGGTGCTCGACGGCAAAGGCCAGCTTCGCGGCGACCCGCAGGTCCGCCTGATGGGCTTGCCCGAGGAAGATGGCAACGGCACCGATTTCGAAGACATCGCGCTCGACGCCATCGACACCGCGCTCGACCGCCTGCCCGCCAAGCGCCGCGGCGACGACGACACGGTGGCCGAATTTCTCCGCCGCGCCGTGCGCGGCGCGCTGCGCCGCGAATGGGGCAAGAAACCGCAGGTCGCCGTGGTCGTCACGCGCATCTGACCCCGCCTTGCCCGCGTCCGAAAACCGGCCTAAACATGGGCTATTCGAATTCAACGGTAAGGAAAATCCGATGCTTGGTCCCCTCAATCACGTCGCCATAGCCGTCCCCGACGTCAAGGCGGCGGGCGAGCTTTACCGCAAGAAGTTCAACGCCAAGGTGTCGGATGCGGTGCCGCAGCCCGACCACGGCGTCACCACGGTTTTCGTCGATCTCGGCAACACCAAGATCGAACTGCTGGAACCTCTGGGTGAAAATTCGCCCATCGCCGGCTTCCTCGCGAAGAACCCGAAAGGCGGCATCCATCACATCTGCATCGAGGTCGACGACATCGACGCGGCTTGCGACAAGATGAACGCCGAAGGCGTCACCATCACCGGCACCGGCAAGCCGCGCATCGGCGCCCATGGCAAGCCGGTCGTCTTCCTGCATCCGAAGGATCTCAACGGAACGCTGGTCGAGCTGGAACAGGCTTGAGCGGCCGTAAAAACGGGTAGGGGGGCGAATGACCTGGACAGCCGGTCTGGCGATCTATCTAGTCCTCTGGTGGCTGACGTTTTTCGCGGTCCTGCCCTGGGGCGTCCGCGCGCCGTCCGGCAATGGCGACGTCGCGCCCGGCACCGATCCGGGCGCCCCGGTCGCGCCGCGTGTTCTGCGCAAGGCGGGAATTACGACCCTGGTTTCCACGCTCGTCTGGCTGTTCGTCGCCTGGCTGATCGTCTACCAGCCGATATCCTATGACAGCATTCCCTTCATGCCGGATTTCGGAGGCGAGTACTGAAACGGCCCGATCGCTGCCGCACGCCCAATTCTGGAGATAATGGATAGGTGGGGTCCGAGCGCCCCGCTGACAATTGGGGATATCTTTCCGCTCTCCCCCGTTCGCGCAGCGAACGGAAAACGAAGCGATCCACGCAGCGAACAAGGCAAAAAAAGCAAGGTCCACTCTCGTGGCCCCCGTTCGCGCAGCGAACAGAACAAAAAAAAGCAAGGTCCACTCTCGTGGCCTTGCTTCGATAGTCTTTCCCTCTTGTCGCGCCTCCACCGCCCGTTTCCGGCGGATGAAGTCTGCGTATCCTCCCTAAACCTGGGCCGCGCTTGAACGCTTATTCCCCTTTTTGTGCGGGGACTATAGCCAGCCTGCGGCGACGTGTCACGCGCCTATTTGCGCCGGAAGCAATTTTTGCAAACCCGAGTCATGCAGTCGGGAAATTTCCGGTCGGCGGACGCCCTCGAGCTTCCGTTTCATTGCAAAGCGAGCTTGACCGCGAAGGCCGCCGCGAGGACGGCCACCGCCGGATTGATGTCGCGAATGCGTCCCGCCAGAAGCTTCACCGCCGCATAGGTGACGAGCCCGAGGCCGATCCCGTCGGCGATCGAGAAGGTCAGCGGAATGGCAATGGCCGTCACGACGGCCGGCACGGTCTCGCTGATCTCGTCCCATTCGATGTCGGCAAGGCTGCGCGCCATCAGGCAGGCGACGAAGACCAACGCCGGCGCCGTGGCATAGGGCGGCACGGCCTCGGCAAGCGGCGCGAGGAAGAGGCTGGCGACGAAGAGCACCGCCACCGTCACCGCCACAAGCCCG contains these protein-coding regions:
- the nuoK gene encoding NADH-quinone oxidoreductase subunit NuoK, translating into MAIGLGHYLTVAAILFTLGIFGIFLNRKNVIVILMSIELMLLAVNINLVAFSAHLGDLVGQVFALFVLTVAAAEAAIGLAILVVYFRNRGSIAVEDINVMKG
- the nuoL gene encoding NADH-quinone oxidoreductase subunit L, whose product is MYSAIVFLPLLGFLIAGIFGRWLGVRGAQIVTSSLLVVSALLSVVALVSVGLGGETTTVQVLTFIDSGSFEADWRLRIDTLTAVMLVVVNVVSALVHIYSIGYMSHDPHQPRFFAYLSLFTFAMLMLVTADNFVQLFFGWEGVGLASYLLIGFWYQKPSANAAAIKAFVVNRVGDFGLILGIATLFLTVGSVDFDTVFKAIPELADETFSFLGYDVPVVTTACLLLFMGAMGKSAQFFLHTWLPDAMEGPTPVSALIHAATMVTAGVFLLARLSPVFEFSPYALTVVTVIGATTAFFAATVGLVQNDIKRVIAYSTCSQLGYMFVAIGVGAYEVAMFHLFTHAFFKALLFLGSGSVIHAMSDEQDMRKMGGLYKMIPITWLMMVIGTLALTGFPFTAGYYSKDAVIEAAFAAHNPAHMYAFALTVAAALLTSFYSWRLIFMTFHGESRASNETIAHVHESPLVMLVPLFILAVGALGAGFLFAPLFIGHAHEAFWLEAIYRGAENHIMHEFHNVPDWVPFVPTLMMIVGFATAWLFYIARPDIPKQLARTQEPLYNFLLNKWYFDEIYDFLFVRPAFWLGRLFWKQGDGRIIDGWGPDGISARVLDITRGVVRLQSGYLYHYAFAMLLGVAGLVTWFMLGGAQ
- a CDS encoding NADH-quinone oxidoreductase subunit M; translation: MADGYILSLVTFLPLVGALIILTVRGDEAAVARNARYVALWTTGVTFVLSLYIWAQFDPTTADFQFVQRAAWLGGAIDYHMGVDGISVLFVVLTAFLMPACILASWTSIDTRVKEYMIAFLVLETLMIGVFCALDLVLFYLFFEGGLIPMFLIIGVWGGKRRIYASFKFFLYTLAGSVLMLLAIMAMYWEAGTTSIPALLAHDFPADMQFWLWLAFFASFAVKMPMWPVHTWLPDAHVEAPTAGSVILAGILLKMGGYGFLRFSLPMFPVASADLAWLVFGLSLVAIVYTSLVALVQEDMKKLIAYSSVAHMGFVTMGIFAANQQGVQGGIFQMLSHGWVSGALFLCVGVIYDRMHTREISAYGGLVNRMPLYAVAFMVFTMANVGLPGTSGFVGEFLTIVGAFKVNTWVGAIAATGVILAAGYALYLYRRVVFGVLEKDTLKAIADLNRREVATLGPLFAATLFFGIYPAPIMDVTAVSVENLVTNYNAAVEAHRLAEGAGAMSHIAALFTGR
- the nuoN gene encoding NADH-quinone oxidoreductase subunit NuoN: MENAMTVPPLLPAFPEILLAVGAMALLMYGVFRKDCTAREASYGALGLFLLVAAFLVVEPGVTIHTFGGMFIVDGFGKFMKLLILLAAAAAMVMSLSYVRHEGMDRFEFPVLIVLATLGMFMMVSANGLIALYMGLELQSLALYVIAAFNRDSGRGSEAGLKYFVLGALASGMLLYGASLIYGFTGSVEFDAIAAVLASDGANIGVVFGIVFVLAGLAFKISAVPFHMWTPDVYEGAPTPVTAFFAGAPKVAAMALLLRILFGAFPSMMSEWQQIVVFISIASMVLGAFAAIGQTNIKRLMAYSSISHMGFALVGLAAGTPEGVRGVLIYMVIYVVMNAGVFCCILAMRRKEGYVETIGDLAGLSRNQPMVAAMLAMLMFSLTGIPPLAGFFGKFYVFAPAIQAGLYPLAVIGVLASVVGAFYYLRIVKIMYFDEPAEAFEQPMPGELTAVLGISSVFTLFFVLYPAPLIVASQVAVGALIP
- a CDS encoding biotin--[acetyl-CoA-carboxylase] ligase; its protein translation is MAELPPGVALRRFAEIDSTNEEARRLGEAGTQGPLWIVAERQTAGRGRRGRSWVSPPGNFMGTLYLTPRCGPRQAGELSFVAAVAVFDAVEALLPPPARAALRLKWPNDLLHDKRKLAGILLESSGVAGAEVAWLAIGIGINLAGHPDNVEFPATSLPAIGAPPVAPDEALSALAAAFERWLAVWRGVQGFAAIREAWLTRAAGLGEHLTVRLAQETFTGTFEGLAPDGALQLRLADGTLRLVSAGDVFFPAATH
- a CDS encoding ribonuclease J, coding for MTKSPASPKSDDELLFLPLGGSGEIGMNLNLYGYGPEDARQWIVVDLGVTFGDERTPGVDLIMPDPAFIEDRREELLGIVLTHAHEDHIGAVAHLWPRLRCPVYATPFTAAMVRGKLIEAGLEGEVPMHIIPLGHRFDLGPFDIELVTLTHSILEPNALAIRTPLGLVMHTGDWKIDPDPVLGDDIDIVRLTEIGDEGVRAIVCDSTNVFTPGTAGSEADVAASLIELIRPMEGRVAVTTFASNVARLDSIARAAAACDRHAVLVGRSMHRVVAAARDAGYLNDLPPFVSENDAGYLPREKVLFICTGSQGEPRAALARIAEDGHPNIVLGKGDCVVFSSRVIPGNETSIFDLQNTLALRGIRVITEKDHFVHVSGHPCRDELARMYQWIRPEISVPVHGEARHLAEHAALARELQVPQQVVIRNGLMVRLAPGPAEIVDEAPSGRIYLDGEVLIESDEGAVQERRRLAFAGSVFVSVVLDGKGQLRGDPQVRLMGLPEEDGNGTDFEDIALDAIDTALDRLPAKRRGDDDTVAEFLRRAVRGALRREWGKKPQVAVVVTRI
- the mce gene encoding methylmalonyl-CoA epimerase, whose translation is MLGPLNHVAIAVPDVKAAGELYRKKFNAKVSDAVPQPDHGVTTVFVDLGNTKIELLEPLGENSPIAGFLAKNPKGGIHHICIEVDDIDAACDKMNAEGVTITGTGKPRIGAHGKPVVFLHPKDLNGTLVELEQA
- a CDS encoding DUF1467 family protein, whose protein sequence is MTWTAGLAIYLVLWWLTFFAVLPWGVRAPSGNGDVAPGTDPGAPVAPRVLRKAGITTLVSTLVWLFVAWLIVYQPISYDSIPFMPDFGGEY